In a single window of the Desulfovibrio sp. Huiquan2017 genome:
- the mqnE gene encoding aminofutalosine synthase MqnE, whose amino-acid sequence MHLFQSDYFATLGLADIRDKVEAHERLSFDDGVRLFRCPEPLAVGALAHRVRSRLHGDKTFYVVNRHVNYTNICVNGCVFCAYQREEGQSGGFVLTRDDVLTKLAAAALPPREVHIVGGCHPKLGLTYFEDILSAVHERYPDAVLKCFTAVEIAHFARLEGIAAREVLTRLKAAGLGMLAGGGAEIFAPEVRERLCPRKATADEWLSIHEEAHGLGLKTNATMLFGHIETIDDRVDHLVRLRESQDRGGGYTCFIPLPFLTKNSRLTIDNPLTGLEELKTIAVSRLLLDNIPHIKAYWVMLGVKQAQAALKFGADDFDGTVIEEKIGHEAGATSEQGLSRSELTDMIRGCGCTPVERDGFFNEV is encoded by the coding sequence ATGCATCTTTTCCAAAGCGACTATTTCGCCACCCTGGGCCTGGCCGACATCCGCGACAAGGTCGAAGCACACGAGCGCCTGTCCTTCGACGACGGCGTGCGCCTGTTCCGCTGTCCCGAACCTTTGGCCGTGGGTGCCCTGGCTCACCGTGTGCGCAGCCGACTGCATGGCGACAAGACCTTCTACGTGGTCAACCGCCATGTGAACTACACCAATATCTGCGTCAACGGCTGCGTGTTCTGCGCCTACCAACGGGAAGAGGGGCAAAGCGGCGGTTTTGTCCTGACCCGCGACGACGTCCTGACCAAGCTTGCGGCCGCTGCGCTGCCGCCGCGCGAAGTCCACATCGTGGGCGGCTGCCACCCCAAGCTCGGATTAACCTATTTCGAGGACATCCTCTCCGCCGTGCACGAGCGATACCCCGATGCGGTCCTCAAATGCTTCACCGCCGTGGAGATCGCCCATTTCGCCCGGCTCGAAGGCATTGCGGCCCGGGAAGTCCTGACCCGACTCAAGGCCGCCGGACTCGGCATGCTTGCCGGAGGTGGAGCCGAGATCTTCGCCCCGGAGGTTCGCGAACGGCTCTGCCCGCGCAAGGCCACGGCGGATGAGTGGCTGTCCATCCACGAGGAGGCCCACGGCCTGGGGCTCAAAACCAATGCCACCATGCTCTTCGGGCATATCGAAACCATTGATGACCGTGTGGATCATCTTGTCCGACTGCGCGAGTCCCAGGACCGGGGAGGCGGCTATACCTGTTTCATTCCCCTGCCCTTCCTGACCAAGAACAGCCGACTGACGATCGACAATCCCCTGACCGGCCTGGAGGAACTCAAGACCATCGCGGTCTCCCGCCTGCTGTTGGACAACATCCCGCACATCAAGGCCTATTGGGTCATGCTCGGAGTCAAGCAGGCCCAGGCGGCCCTCAAGTTCGGAGCCGACGACTTCGACGGCACGGTCATCGAGGAAAAGATCGGCCACGAGGCCGGAGCCACTTCGGAACAGGGGCTGTCCCGCTCGGAATTGACAGACATGATCCGGGGCTGCGGCTGCACCCCCGTGGAGCGCGACGGTTTTTTCAACGAGGTGTAG